In the Cystobacter fuscus DSM 2262 genome, one interval contains:
- a CDS encoding zf-TFIIB domain-containing protein, protein MNCPGCSVEMVDLEGDHETLRKCGDCGGLWIDVADLNRILLHNNLPGLESQGGKVDANALTGQCPECQVDLVRVDGGDRQHPLSYDTCESCGGMFLESEFADATDAKVAEQEIIDFFRHFNAKRKTAAG, encoded by the coding sequence ATGAATTGCCCCGGTTGCAGCGTCGAGATGGTTGATCTCGAAGGGGACCACGAGACGTTGCGCAAGTGTGGAGATTGCGGCGGCCTCTGGATTGACGTCGCGGATCTCAACCGGATCCTGCTCCACAACAACCTGCCTGGGCTCGAGAGCCAGGGAGGCAAGGTCGACGCGAATGCGCTCACGGGCCAGTGCCCCGAGTGCCAGGTGGATCTCGTCCGGGTCGACGGCGGAGACCGTCAGCATCCGCTGAGCTACGACACCTGCGAGTCGTGTGGCGGCATGTTCCTCGAGTCGGAGTTCGCCGACGCCACCGACGCCAAGGTCGCCGAGCAGGAAATCATCGACTTCTTCCGGCACTTCAACGCCAAGAGGAAGACCGCCGCCGGCTGA
- the murA gene encoding UDP-N-acetylglucosamine 1-carboxyvinyltransferase, whose translation MDKIVVKGGHPLKGEVTVSGAKNAALPILASALLADGRSVYRNVPDLADVTTMLKVLGTMGCGTARLTGERSDVCEVAIEGPIHPEAPYDLVKTMRASVLVLGPLVARFGRARVSMPGGCAIGARPIDQHLKGLKALGADIHLTEGYVEATAKRLRGGTVNFDVITVTGTENVMMAAVLAQGRSVLENCAREPEVEELARVLNKMGARIQGAGTSVITIDGVDGLNPVEHAILPDRIEAGTLMVAAAITGGDVLVRRVVPEHMEPIILKLRETGCTVTTEEGGIRVKAPPVIQSVDVKTAEHPGFPTDMQAQLMGLMTVANGTSVISERIFENRFMHVPELHRMGADITIQGHTAVVKGVRSLSGAPVMATDLRASASLVLAGLRAEGKTEVQRIYHLDRGYERLERKLRDLGADIVRVKA comes from the coding sequence ATGGACAAGATCGTCGTGAAGGGTGGTCACCCCCTCAAGGGTGAGGTGACCGTGTCGGGTGCGAAGAACGCCGCGCTGCCCATCCTCGCCTCGGCGCTGCTCGCGGACGGCAGGAGCGTCTACCGCAACGTGCCGGACCTGGCGGACGTGACGACCATGCTCAAGGTGCTCGGCACCATGGGCTGTGGCACGGCGCGGCTGACGGGCGAGCGCTCGGACGTGTGCGAGGTGGCCATCGAGGGGCCCATCCACCCCGAGGCGCCGTATGACCTGGTGAAGACGATGCGCGCCTCGGTGCTGGTGCTCGGCCCGCTGGTGGCCCGCTTCGGCCGGGCGCGCGTGTCCATGCCGGGTGGGTGTGCCATCGGGGCGCGCCCCATCGATCAGCACCTCAAGGGCCTCAAGGCCCTGGGCGCGGACATCCACCTCACCGAGGGCTATGTCGAGGCGACGGCGAAGCGCCTGCGCGGCGGCACCGTCAACTTCGACGTCATCACCGTGACGGGCACGGAGAACGTGATGATGGCGGCGGTGCTCGCCCAGGGCCGCAGCGTGCTGGAGAACTGCGCGCGCGAGCCCGAGGTGGAGGAGCTCGCCCGGGTGCTCAACAAGATGGGAGCGCGCATCCAGGGCGCGGGCACCTCCGTCATCACCATCGACGGGGTGGACGGGCTCAACCCCGTGGAGCACGCCATCCTCCCGGATCGCATCGAGGCGGGCACGCTCATGGTGGCCGCCGCTATCACTGGCGGTGACGTGCTGGTGCGGCGCGTGGTGCCCGAGCACATGGAGCCCATCATCCTCAAGCTGCGCGAGACGGGCTGCACCGTGACGACCGAGGAGGGGGGAATCCGGGTGAAGGCTCCCCCGGTCATCCAATCGGTGGACGTGAAGACGGCCGAGCACCCGGGCTTCCCCACGGACATGCAGGCCCAGCTCATGGGGTTGATGACGGTGGCCAACGGCACCTCGGTCATCTCCGAGCGCATCTTCGAGAACCGCTTCATGCACGTGCCGGAACTGCACCGCATGGGAGCCGACATCACCATCCAGGGGCATACGGCGGTGGTGAAGGGGGTGCGCTCCCTCTCGGGCGCCCCCGTCATGGCCACCGACCTGAGAGCCAGTGCCTCGCTGGTCCTGGCCGGTCTCCGGGCCGAGGGCAAGACCGAGGTCCAGCGCATCTACCACCTGGATCGAGGCTACGAGCGCTTGGAGCGCAAGCTGCGTGACCTGGGGGCCGACATCGTCCGCGTCAAGGCCTGA
- the prmC gene encoding peptide chain release factor N(5)-glutamine methyltransferase, with product MSEEIWTIRRVLTWTTQHFEKKGVDAPRLTTEVLLAHVLKTTRVRLYVDLDRPLDKEELAAFKALIARRMAGEPTQYLTGVREFYNRPFKVDARVLIPRPETELLVEAALHALPKDGPGTALDVCTGSGCIAISLAAERPQATVLATDLSPDACALARENSQALGVADRVSVLHGSLYTPLPPDARFQVVVSNPPYIASGEIPGLSAEVRREPRMALDGGPDGLALLRQVIQGARRVLVPGGLLAMEIGETQGPAVQALLQAAGYENARVEKDLERRERLAFGTQPVANQPRG from the coding sequence ATGAGCGAGGAGATCTGGACCATCCGCCGGGTCCTCACCTGGACGACGCAGCACTTCGAGAAGAAGGGCGTGGACGCGCCCCGGCTCACCACCGAGGTGCTGCTCGCCCACGTGCTCAAGACGACCCGGGTGCGCCTGTACGTGGACCTGGACCGGCCGCTGGACAAGGAGGAGCTCGCCGCCTTCAAGGCGCTCATCGCGCGGCGCATGGCGGGCGAGCCCACCCAGTACCTCACCGGCGTGCGCGAGTTCTACAACCGCCCCTTCAAGGTGGACGCGCGCGTGCTCATCCCCCGGCCCGAGACGGAGCTGCTGGTGGAGGCCGCCCTGCACGCGCTGCCCAAGGACGGCCCCGGCACCGCGCTGGACGTGTGCACGGGCTCGGGCTGCATCGCCATCAGTCTCGCGGCCGAGCGGCCCCAGGCCACCGTGCTCGCCACGGACCTGTCCCCGGACGCCTGCGCGCTCGCGCGGGAGAACTCCCAGGCCCTGGGCGTGGCGGACCGGGTGAGTGTGCTGCACGGCAGCCTCTACACCCCCCTGCCCCCGGACGCCCGCTTCCAGGTGGTGGTGTCCAATCCGCCCTACATCGCCTCGGGCGAGATTCCGGGCCTGTCCGCCGAGGTGCGCCGCGAGCCCCGGATGGCGCTCGACGGGGGGCCGGATGGGCTCGCGCTGCTGCGTCAGGTGATCCAGGGGGCCCGCCGTGTCCTCGTGCCTGGCGGGCTGCTTGCAATGGAAATCGGCGAAACACAGGGCCCCGCCGTTCAGGCCCTCCTCCAGGCCGCGGGCTACGAGAACGCGCGGGTGGAGAAGGATCTGGAGCGGCGGGAGCGCCTCGCTTTCGGGACACAACCCGTGGCCAACCAGCCACGGGGGTGA
- the prfA gene encoding peptide chain release factor 1 translates to MIDKLEDVERRFERLTADLANPDVIADSAKLQKVSKERASLEKLVETFRSYRKVLDDLKEVEAWLSSSDADEKAYAREALPGLKAQREEQEQALKLLLLPKDPNDEKNVILEIRAGAGGDEAGLFAEEVMQMYLRYADRKGWKADILDMSPGGAGGVKDVTINLSGEGIYSAMKYESGVHRVQRVPATEAQGRIHTSTITVSVMPEAEDVDIKLNPADIEMQVMRSTGSGGQSVNTTDSAVRLIHKPSGIVVKCQQEKSQGKNRAMAERMLRAKLYEIEQERIRNERDSMRRGQVGTGDRSEKIRTYNFPQDRLTDHRIGLTVHNLPGIMSGGVEDIITACRTHYQAEALKQQTGGGAGSQGA, encoded by the coding sequence ATGATCGATAAACTCGAAGACGTGGAGCGCCGGTTCGAGCGCCTCACCGCCGACCTGGCCAACCCGGACGTCATCGCCGACTCGGCGAAATTACAGAAGGTCTCCAAGGAGCGGGCGAGCCTGGAGAAACTGGTGGAGACCTTCCGCTCCTACCGCAAGGTGCTCGACGACCTCAAGGAAGTGGAGGCGTGGCTGTCCAGCTCGGACGCCGACGAGAAGGCCTATGCGCGCGAGGCCCTGCCCGGCCTCAAGGCCCAGCGCGAGGAGCAGGAGCAGGCGCTCAAGCTGCTCTTGCTGCCCAAGGATCCCAACGACGAGAAGAACGTCATCCTGGAGATCCGCGCGGGCGCCGGCGGCGACGAGGCGGGCCTGTTCGCCGAGGAAGTCATGCAGATGTACCTGCGCTACGCCGACCGCAAGGGGTGGAAGGCGGACATCCTCGACATGAGCCCGGGCGGCGCCGGCGGCGTCAAGGACGTCACCATCAATTTGTCGGGCGAGGGCATCTACAGCGCCATGAAGTACGAGTCCGGCGTGCACCGGGTGCAGCGCGTGCCGGCCACCGAGGCCCAAGGGCGCATCCACACGTCCACCATCACCGTGTCGGTGATGCCCGAGGCCGAGGACGTGGACATCAAGCTCAACCCCGCCGACATCGAGATGCAGGTGATGCGCTCGACGGGCTCGGGCGGCCAGAGCGTGAACACCACCGACTCCGCGGTGCGCCTCATCCACAAGCCCTCGGGCATCGTGGTCAAGTGCCAGCAGGAGAAGAGCCAGGGGAAGAACCGCGCCATGGCCGAGCGCATGCTGCGCGCCAAGCTCTATGAAATCGAGCAGGAGCGCATCCGCAACGAGCGCGACTCCATGCGCCGCGGCCAGGTGGGCACGGGCGACCGCTCGGAGAAGATCCGCACCTACAACTTCCCGCAGGACCGGCTGACGGACCACCGCATCGGCCTCACGGTGCACAACCTGCCGGGCATCATGTCGGGCGGCGTCGAGGACATCATCACCGCCTGCCGCACCCACTACCAGGCCGAGGCCCTCAAGCAGCAGACGGGCGGCGGAGCGGGCTCGCAGGGCGCATGA
- a CDS encoding tetratricopeptide repeat protein produces MAREKDNIALSDEHNSRGIELADRGWLDEAIKEFKKAIDLDPDSAHAHDNLATVYAEKKLYREALGEYLTALKLEPESPTAHYNLACFLSTHADEMAVVEYREAIELDPEYPDAHLNLGLTYADQGRIEEAMRELQTAIELEPQDAFPRHELAALLMDEGDYRSAITQLKEVVRLEADNFEAHLDLGICYAQKGFYAEAERSYEKASALNAEDLLLNYNLAALYALWGRRADALTFLQKAVAADRTKVQGWLATDTMFDSLKSDPGFEALF; encoded by the coding sequence ATGGCCCGGGAAAAGGACAACATCGCTCTCTCCGACGAGCACAACTCACGTGGCATCGAGTTGGCGGATCGCGGGTGGCTGGACGAGGCCATCAAGGAGTTCAAGAAGGCGATCGATCTCGATCCCGACTCCGCTCACGCCCACGACAACCTCGCCACCGTCTACGCGGAGAAGAAGCTCTATCGCGAGGCGCTGGGCGAGTACCTCACCGCGCTGAAGCTGGAGCCGGAAAGCCCCACCGCGCACTACAACCTCGCCTGCTTCCTCTCCACGCACGCCGACGAGATGGCGGTGGTGGAGTACCGCGAGGCGATCGAGCTGGATCCGGAGTACCCGGACGCGCACCTCAACCTGGGCCTCACCTACGCGGACCAGGGGCGCATCGAGGAGGCCATGCGCGAGTTGCAGACGGCCATCGAGCTGGAGCCCCAGGACGCCTTCCCCCGGCACGAGCTCGCCGCGCTGCTGATGGACGAGGGGGATTACCGCTCGGCCATCACCCAGCTCAAGGAAGTGGTGCGGCTGGAGGCCGACAACTTCGAGGCGCACCTGGACCTGGGCATCTGCTACGCCCAGAAGGGCTTCTACGCCGAGGCGGAGCGCTCCTACGAGAAGGCGAGCGCGCTCAACGCGGAGGACTTGCTGCTCAACTACAACCTGGCCGCGCTCTACGCGCTCTGGGGCCGCCGGGCCGATGCGTTGACCTTCCTGCAAAAGGCCGTGGCGGCCGATCGCACGAAGGTTCAGGGTTGGCTCGCCACGGATACGATGTTCGACTCGTTGAAGAGCGATCCCGGGTTCGAGGCGCTCTTCTGA
- a CDS encoding hemolysin family protein, producing the protein MEWVFLGLALLLVVANGFFVATEFAIVKIRPTRLQALVDDGRPGSATAMKMVDKLDAYLSATQFGITLASLGLGWLGEPAFAHLLEPVLTRVVPEAAGPTLAHSISVAVAFAIITFLHIVLGELAPKSLAIQRAEATTLAVALPMRAFYFVFYPAIWLLNALAGWVLKAFGMHTAHESQDAHNEDELRVILHSSAQAGAITTARAELLERSLEMAQKSARQVMVPRHQVKFLDMEEPLDKCVADARAAGHTWLPVCRGNMDEVEGVVNVKDLFFLLSRGELRSLSQVQRPVLYVPEHVTLEQLLNEFRRRRRQTALVVDEHGGTSGLVTIADVVAEIVGDVAELGRRVDEVRSLPGGRFELPGSAQLDDLEDRLDVSFKLDDEDVEVTTIAGYLMAKLGRIPLKGDVLKLDMWRIQVEEVDGPRVVKVTVEPQASPKPPVTAAPEA; encoded by the coding sequence ATGGAATGGGTTTTCCTCGGCCTGGCGCTGCTGCTGGTGGTCGCCAACGGCTTCTTCGTGGCGACCGAGTTCGCCATCGTGAAGATTCGCCCCACGCGCCTGCAGGCGTTGGTGGATGACGGACGGCCGGGGTCGGCCACCGCCATGAAGATGGTGGACAAGCTGGACGCGTACCTGTCCGCCACGCAGTTCGGCATCACGCTCGCGTCGCTGGGACTGGGCTGGCTCGGGGAACCGGCGTTCGCCCACCTGCTGGAGCCCGTGCTGACGCGGGTGGTGCCCGAGGCGGCGGGGCCCACGCTGGCGCACTCGATTTCGGTGGCCGTCGCGTTCGCCATCATCACCTTCCTGCACATCGTGCTCGGGGAGCTGGCGCCCAAGAGCCTCGCCATCCAGCGCGCCGAGGCGACGACGCTCGCGGTGGCGCTGCCCATGCGCGCCTTCTACTTCGTCTTCTATCCGGCCATCTGGCTGCTCAACGCGCTGGCCGGCTGGGTGCTCAAGGCGTTCGGCATGCACACCGCGCACGAGTCCCAGGACGCGCACAACGAGGACGAGCTGCGCGTCATCCTCCACAGCTCCGCCCAGGCGGGCGCCATCACCACCGCGCGCGCCGAGCTGCTCGAGCGCTCGCTGGAGATGGCGCAGAAGTCGGCGCGCCAGGTGATGGTGCCGCGCCACCAGGTGAAGTTCCTCGACATGGAGGAGCCCCTGGACAAGTGCGTCGCGGACGCGCGCGCGGCGGGCCACACGTGGCTGCCGGTGTGCCGCGGCAACATGGACGAGGTGGAGGGGGTGGTGAACGTGAAGGACCTCTTCTTCCTCCTGTCCCGAGGTGAGCTGCGCAGCCTGTCCCAGGTGCAGCGGCCGGTGCTGTACGTGCCGGAGCACGTGACGCTCGAGCAGCTGCTCAACGAGTTCCGCCGTCGGCGCCGGCAGACGGCCCTCGTCGTGGACGAGCACGGAGGCACCTCGGGCCTGGTGACGATCGCGGATGTGGTGGCGGAGATCGTCGGCGACGTGGCCGAGCTGGGGCGGCGCGTGGACGAGGTGCGCTCGCTGCCCGGTGGGCGCTTCGAGCTGCCCGGCTCCGCGCAGCTGGATGACCTGGAGGACCGGCTGGACGTGTCGTTCAAGCTGGATGACGAGGACGTCGAGGTGACGACGATCGCCGGCTACCTCATGGCGAAGCTGGGCCGCATCCCCCTCAAGGGCGACGTGCTCAAGCTGGACATGTGGCGCATCCAGGTGGAGGAGGTCGATGGCCCCCGCGTGGTGAAGGTGACGGTGGAGCCCCAGGCCAGCCCCAAGCCCCCGGTGACGGCGGCTCCGGAGGCCTGA
- the smc gene encoding chromosome segregation protein SMC has translation MRIKRLDITGFKSFMERSVFSFDEGVTGIVGPNGCGKSNVVDSIRWVMGEQSAKNLRGRGMEDVIFNGSESKPPLSMAEVSLTFHVDETDTLPAHLGGIPEVTVTRRLFRNGESEYLINKTTCRLLDITELFLGTGVGTRAYSIIEQGRVGLIVSSKPEDRRHLIEEAAGVTKYKSRRKAAERKLEATQANLLRVTDITNELERRLESLSRQAKKAEKYRKLKTRMREIDLHSASHRFLALHAEAKQLQEKLGGVVGEEREGLEKMREQEAAIAERRAGLEAETQALQKLSAEVHALESAVQRADQDLAYWHKDLEETSARVAQSEVELQALKARQAEVSETMSSREAELSNIAGSWKEDEVAMRVAQEELRRAGQLQAEIGLRLEQERAALVTVASRLANHESNLVNLARQKADLEARRARSRAEADGLREQEKQLEDARQSVARQVEDRRHLSIEIAERRGQEEEALRRTRQAFTENEVQVIGLREELSDKRTRLASLEALQKDYEGFDKGVRAVMVRAGEEARTQGIFGLVADVLSTTPRYERAVEAVLGERLQHVVVESRAKGVELVEYLKDAAEGRGSFLPVPPPERLPPEIQPDRSRPGVLARALDEVTCEPALLPVVRLLLGDVIIVEDLASARSYAEAEREACTLVTLDGEVFRSDGTITGGEREGAAVGALQKKREIAELAIEVARVEERYNEILTRHYTLQKQMGDTEDVLKGLSRNQHAEELSLASQEKDLHKASEDLARVRDRIRAVDAEETQLAHMYEGLAHEEENSRGEVAHGQTDREAREERVKQLLGELESLKQRADAATGQLTSLKVKVAAGGERGEAARKELESLLAQREEMASRVRKLESTVREGASRVEDFNRRIGETQALRAEKAEALRGATEGLEGRRAAHTAATGEVRDQEAALRELRTKLDGLTQGLSQMTLREREISLELEHLVSGVRERHAVELPDEVHNYHLLPSLSEEAEQELKELRAQVEKMGEINLTAIDEHEELTQRSAFLLAQKKDLSESMEKLQEAIRRIDASSRERFKQTFDIVNEKFQAIFPRLFGGGRASLVLTQEGQGTEPGVEIVAQPPGKKLQSMNLLSGGEKALTAVALIFAIFLIKPTPFCLLDEVDAPLDEGNVGRYNDMVKEMSKQSQFILITHNKRTMEVADTLYGVTMEEPGISKLVSVRLREATAANDNTSVA, from the coding sequence ATGCGAATCAAGCGCCTGGACATCACCGGCTTCAAGTCGTTCATGGAGCGCAGCGTCTTCTCGTTCGATGAGGGCGTCACGGGCATCGTCGGCCCCAACGGCTGTGGCAAGTCGAACGTGGTGGACTCCATCCGCTGGGTGATGGGCGAGCAGAGCGCCAAGAACCTGCGCGGCCGCGGCATGGAGGACGTCATCTTCAACGGCTCGGAGTCCAAGCCGCCCCTGTCCATGGCCGAGGTGTCGCTCACCTTCCACGTGGACGAGACGGACACGCTGCCCGCGCACCTGGGCGGCATCCCCGAGGTGACCGTCACCCGCCGGCTCTTCCGCAACGGCGAGTCCGAGTACCTCATCAACAAGACGACCTGCCGCCTGTTGGACATCACCGAGCTGTTCCTCGGCACCGGCGTGGGCACGCGCGCCTACTCCATCATCGAGCAGGGCCGCGTGGGACTCATCGTCTCCAGCAAGCCCGAGGACAGGCGCCACCTGATCGAAGAGGCCGCGGGCGTCACCAAGTACAAGTCGCGCCGCAAGGCCGCCGAGCGCAAGCTGGAGGCCACCCAGGCCAACCTCCTGCGCGTCACCGACATCACCAACGAGCTGGAGCGCCGCCTGGAGAGCCTGTCGCGCCAGGCGAAGAAGGCCGAGAAGTACCGCAAGCTCAAGACGCGCATGCGCGAGATCGATCTGCACTCGGCCTCGCACCGCTTCCTGGCGCTGCACGCGGAGGCCAAGCAGCTGCAGGAGAAGCTGGGCGGCGTGGTGGGCGAGGAGCGCGAGGGCCTGGAGAAGATGCGCGAGCAGGAGGCGGCCATCGCCGAGCGCCGCGCGGGGCTCGAGGCGGAGACCCAGGCGTTGCAGAAGCTGTCGGCCGAGGTGCACGCCCTGGAGAGCGCCGTGCAGCGCGCGGACCAGGACCTGGCCTACTGGCACAAGGATCTCGAGGAGACGAGCGCCCGGGTGGCCCAGTCCGAGGTGGAACTCCAGGCGCTCAAGGCCCGGCAGGCCGAAGTGTCCGAGACCATGAGCTCGCGCGAGGCGGAGCTCAGCAACATCGCCGGCTCGTGGAAGGAGGACGAGGTGGCCATGCGCGTGGCGCAGGAGGAGCTGCGCCGGGCGGGCCAGTTGCAGGCGGAGATTGGCCTGCGGCTGGAGCAGGAGCGCGCCGCGCTCGTCACCGTGGCCAGCCGCCTGGCCAACCACGAGAGCAACCTCGTCAACCTCGCCCGCCAGAAGGCGGACCTGGAGGCCCGCCGCGCGCGCAGTCGCGCCGAGGCGGACGGCTTGCGCGAGCAGGAGAAGCAGCTCGAGGACGCGCGCCAGTCGGTGGCCCGCCAGGTGGAGGATCGCCGCCACCTGTCGATCGAGATCGCCGAGCGCAGGGGCCAGGAGGAGGAGGCGCTGCGCCGCACCCGCCAGGCGTTCACGGAGAACGAGGTGCAGGTCATCGGCCTGCGCGAGGAGCTGAGCGACAAGCGCACCCGGCTCGCCTCGCTGGAGGCGCTGCAGAAGGACTACGAGGGCTTCGACAAGGGCGTGCGCGCGGTGATGGTGCGCGCGGGCGAGGAGGCGCGCACCCAGGGCATCTTCGGCCTGGTGGCGGACGTGCTCTCCACCACGCCGCGCTACGAGCGCGCGGTGGAGGCGGTGCTCGGCGAGCGGCTGCAGCACGTCGTCGTGGAGAGCCGCGCCAAGGGCGTGGAGTTGGTGGAGTACCTCAAGGACGCCGCCGAGGGCCGGGGCAGCTTCCTGCCCGTGCCTCCCCCCGAGCGGCTCCCCCCCGAAATCCAACCGGACCGCTCCCGCCCGGGCGTGCTCGCGCGCGCCCTGGACGAGGTGACGTGTGAGCCGGCGCTCTTGCCCGTGGTGCGGCTGCTGCTCGGGGACGTGATCATCGTGGAGGATCTGGCGAGCGCGCGCTCCTACGCGGAGGCCGAGCGCGAGGCGTGCACGCTCGTCACCCTGGACGGCGAGGTGTTCCGCTCGGACGGCACCATCACCGGCGGTGAGCGCGAGGGCGCCGCGGTGGGGGCCCTGCAGAAGAAGCGGGAGATCGCCGAGCTGGCCATCGAGGTGGCCCGGGTGGAGGAGCGCTACAACGAGATCCTCACCCGGCACTACACCCTGCAGAAGCAGATGGGGGACACGGAGGACGTGCTCAAGGGGCTCTCGCGCAACCAGCACGCCGAGGAGCTGAGCCTGGCCAGCCAGGAGAAGGATCTCCACAAGGCGAGCGAGGACCTGGCGCGGGTGCGCGATCGGATCCGCGCCGTGGACGCCGAGGAGACCCAGCTCGCGCACATGTACGAGGGCCTGGCGCACGAGGAGGAGAACAGCCGGGGCGAGGTGGCGCACGGCCAGACGGACCGCGAGGCGCGCGAGGAGCGCGTGAAGCAACTGCTGGGCGAGCTGGAGTCGCTCAAGCAGCGCGCGGACGCGGCCACCGGACAGCTCACCAGCCTCAAGGTGAAGGTGGCCGCGGGCGGCGAGCGTGGCGAGGCGGCTCGCAAGGAGTTGGAGAGCCTGCTCGCCCAGCGCGAGGAGATGGCCAGCCGGGTGCGCAAGCTGGAGTCCACGGTGCGTGAGGGCGCCTCGCGCGTGGAGGACTTCAACCGCCGCATCGGCGAGACGCAAGCCCTGCGCGCCGAGAAGGCCGAGGCGCTGCGCGGCGCCACCGAGGGGCTGGAGGGGCGGCGCGCGGCCCATACCGCGGCCACCGGCGAGGTGCGTGACCAGGAGGCGGCGCTGCGCGAGCTGCGCACGAAGCTGGATGGGCTCACCCAGGGCCTGTCGCAGATGACGTTGCGCGAGCGGGAGATCTCCCTGGAGCTGGAGCACCTGGTGTCGGGGGTGCGCGAGCGCCACGCGGTGGAGCTGCCCGACGAGGTGCACAACTACCACCTGCTGCCCTCGCTGAGCGAGGAGGCGGAGCAGGAGCTCAAGGAGCTGCGCGCCCAGGTGGAGAAGATGGGGGAGATCAACCTCACCGCCATCGACGAGCACGAGGAGCTCACCCAGCGCTCGGCGTTCCTGCTCGCGCAGAAGAAGGACCTGAGCGAGTCGATGGAGAAGCTGCAGGAGGCCATCCGGCGCATCGACGCGTCGAGCCGGGAGCGCTTCAAGCAGACGTTCGACATCGTCAACGAGAAGTTCCAGGCCATCTTCCCGCGGTTGTTCGGCGGAGGCCGGGCGAGCCTGGTGCTCACTCAGGAAGGGCAGGGGACGGAGCCCGGCGTGGAGATCGTCGCCCAGCCGCCCGGCAAGAAGCTGCAGAGCATGAACCTGCTGTCCGGCGGCGAGAAGGCGCTCACGGCCGTGGCGCTCATCTTCGCCATCTTCCTCATCAAACCCACGCCCTTCTGCCTCCTGGACGAGGTCGACGCCCCGTTGGATGAGGGCAACGTGGGCCGCTACAACGACATGGTGAAGGAGATGAGCAAGCAGTCGCAGTTCATCCTCATCACCCACAACAAGCGCACCATGGAAGTGGCCGACACCCTCTACGGCGTCACCATGGAGGAGCCCGGCATCTCCAAGCTGGTGAGCGTGCGGCTGCGCGAGGCCACCGCGGCCAACGACAACACCAGCGTGGCCTGA
- a CDS encoding sigma 54-interacting transcriptional regulator, producing the protein MIDDRAESTLTVQVGDSPPTRIQVRDWTVEVNSGPDKGKKVTTQDALLRVGSDPASDLVLSDQTVSRRHLELERSSQGILLRDLGSRNGTFLDGHRVIQVLLQHGDKVQLGKTKLVIKQESRATEVEVSGGADAFGSLVGTAEKTRVVFAQLRGIAREDMNLLLEGETGTGKELAARAVHQHSMRRHGPFKVVDCNLITEEKAERELFGGLRADEDKGAKGVFEASQGGTLFLDEVGELPLSLQPKLLRVLESREVPSLTGAPMPVDVRVIASTHRNLEEDVRQGRFRADLYFRLAVARVRLPPLRTRREDIPVLAQSLLRGIKSSFELTPQTLALFEGYDWPGNVRELRNVLERGALMQETGNSSWLDFMAQNQRRPDGEQPTTSVAALVTNMPYHEAKDRVVADFERLYFAEVMRESNFDMKKAEQHTGLSMQSLYRLVKKNGLRLKDLKNAEGLDK; encoded by the coding sequence ATGATCGACGACAGAGCCGAGTCCACGTTGACCGTGCAGGTGGGAGACAGTCCGCCAACACGCATCCAGGTGCGTGACTGGACCGTCGAGGTCAACTCGGGGCCGGACAAGGGCAAGAAGGTCACCACCCAGGACGCGCTGCTGCGCGTGGGCTCCGACCCCGCGAGTGACCTGGTGCTCAGTGATCAGACGGTGAGCCGCCGCCACCTGGAACTGGAGCGCAGCTCGCAGGGCATCCTCCTGCGCGACCTGGGCAGCCGCAACGGCACCTTCCTGGATGGCCACCGGGTGATCCAGGTGCTGCTGCAGCACGGCGACAAGGTGCAGTTGGGCAAGACGAAGCTCGTCATCAAGCAGGAGTCGCGCGCCACCGAGGTGGAAGTCTCGGGGGGAGCGGATGCCTTCGGCTCGCTGGTGGGCACCGCGGAGAAGACGCGGGTCGTCTTCGCGCAGCTGCGCGGCATCGCCCGTGAGGACATGAACCTGCTGCTCGAGGGCGAGACGGGCACCGGCAAGGAACTGGCCGCGCGCGCCGTGCACCAGCACTCCATGCGCCGCCACGGCCCCTTCAAGGTGGTGGACTGCAACCTCATCACCGAGGAGAAGGCCGAGCGCGAGCTGTTCGGCGGTCTGCGCGCCGACGAGGACAAGGGCGCCAAGGGCGTGTTCGAGGCCTCCCAGGGCGGCACCCTGTTCCTGGACGAGGTGGGCGAGCTGCCCCTGTCGCTCCAGCCCAAGCTGTTGCGCGTGCTCGAGTCGCGCGAGGTGCCCTCGCTCACCGGGGCGCCCATGCCGGTGGACGTGCGCGTCATCGCCTCCACTCACAGAAACCTCGAGGAGGACGTGCGCCAGGGCCGCTTCCGCGCGGACCTCTACTTCCGCCTGGCCGTGGCGCGCGTGCGCCTGCCCCCGCTGCGCACCCGGCGCGAGGACATCCCCGTGCTGGCCCAGTCGCTGCTGCGCGGCATCAAGTCCTCCTTCGAGCTCACCCCCCAGACGCTCGCCCTCTTCGAGGGCTATGACTGGCCGGGCAACGTGCGCGAGCTGCGCAACGTGCTCGAGCGCGGCGCGCTCATGCAGGAGACGGGCAACTCGAGCTGGCTGGACTTCATGGCCCAGAACCAGCGCCGCCCCGATGGCGAGCAGCCCACCACCAGCGTGGCCGCCCTGGTGACGAACATGCCCTACCACGAGGCCAAGGATCGCGTGGTGGCCGACTTCGAGCGCCTCTACTTCGCCGAGGTCATGCGCGAGTCCAACTTCGACATGAAGAAGGCCGAGCAGCACACGGGCCTGTCCATGCAGAGCCTCTACCGACTGGTCAAGAAGAACGGTTTGCGCTTGAAGGATCTCAAGAACGCCGAGGGACTTGATAAATGA